Proteins found in one Erythrobacter sp. 3-20A1M genomic segment:
- a CDS encoding DUF1272 domain-containing protein — protein sequence MLEMRPDCERCGVDLPAEAPGAFICSMECTFCAQCADALDDLCPNCGGEVMDRPTRSKALQQKYPASAQRRFEA from the coding sequence ATGCTGGAGATGCGGCCCGATTGCGAGCGCTGCGGCGTCGATCTTCCGGCGGAAGCTCCGGGAGCCTTCATCTGCAGCATGGAATGCACCTTCTGCGCGCAGTGCGCCGACGCGCTCGACGATCTCTGCCCCAATTGCGGCGGCGAAGTGATGGACCGTCCAACGCGGAGCAAGGCCTTGCAGCAGAAGTACCCGGCTTCCGCGCAGCGGCGGTTCGAGGCGTGA
- the glmM gene encoding phosphoglucosamine mutase: MGRKFFGTDGIRGETNTGAMTAEMAMRVAQAAGAHFRRGDHRHRVVIGKDTRLSGYMMESALVAGFTSMGVDVIMTGPLPTPAVALLTREMRADLGVMISASHNPYRDNGIKLFGPDGFKLDDDTETAIEALIEQQPSLVPAAHIGRARRIEDARGRYIHAVKQSVSDDISFDGLKVVIDCAHGAAYQVAPSAIWELGAEIVTLGVDPDGTNINDGVGSTAIAAVQAKVIEEGADIGIALDGDADRLIVIDEKGQAVDGDQIMALIATRMAEKGELTGGGVVATVMSNLGLERHLAERGLTLERTKVGDRYVLERMRAGGFNVGGEQSGHMILLDHATTGDGTVAALRVLASLVREGRPASEVLHRFERVPQVLHNVRYAGGHPLEADSVKAAIADAEAELADKGRLVIRPSGTEPVIRVMAEGDDEAQVETVVTRICDAVREAAG; encoded by the coding sequence ATGGGACGCAAATTCTTCGGCACCGACGGGATTCGGGGCGAGACCAACACCGGGGCGATGACCGCCGAGATGGCGATGCGCGTGGCGCAGGCGGCGGGCGCGCATTTCCGCCGCGGCGACCATCGCCACCGGGTGGTGATCGGCAAGGATACCCGCCTGTCGGGCTATATGATGGAAAGCGCGCTCGTCGCGGGCTTCACCAGCATGGGGGTGGATGTCATCATGACCGGACCCCTGCCCACCCCGGCGGTCGCGCTGCTGACGCGCGAGATGCGCGCCGATCTGGGCGTGATGATCTCGGCCAGTCACAATCCCTATCGCGATAACGGGATCAAGCTGTTCGGTCCCGACGGGTTCAAGCTGGACGACGATACCGAGACCGCGATCGAGGCGCTGATCGAGCAGCAGCCCAGCCTGGTGCCGGCCGCCCATATCGGCCGCGCCCGCCGGATCGAGGATGCGCGCGGGCGCTACATCCACGCGGTCAAGCAATCGGTCAGCGACGACATCAGCTTCGACGGGCTGAAGGTGGTGATCGATTGCGCCCACGGGGCAGCCTATCAGGTCGCGCCCAGTGCGATCTGGGAACTGGGGGCGGAGATCGTGACGCTGGGCGTCGATCCCGACGGCACCAACATCAACGACGGGGTCGGCTCCACCGCGATCGCCGCGGTGCAGGCCAAGGTGATCGAGGAAGGCGCCGATATCGGCATCGCGCTGGACGGCGATGCCGACCGGCTGATCGTGATCGACGAGAAGGGGCAGGCGGTCGACGGCGACCAGATCATGGCCCTGATCGCGACGCGCATGGCGGAAAAGGGCGAGCTTACCGGCGGCGGCGTGGTCGCCACGGTGATGAGCAATCTCGGCCTCGAACGCCATCTGGCCGAGCGCGGCCTGACGCTGGAGCGGACCAAGGTCGGCGACCGCTACGTGCTCGAGCGTATGCGCGCGGGCGGCTTCAATGTCGGGGGGGAGCAGTCGGGCCACATGATCCTGCTCGATCACGCGACCACCGGCGACGGCACGGTCGCGGCCCTGCGCGTGCTGGCCAGCCTGGTGCGCGAGGGCCGCCCGGCGAGCGAGGTGCTGCACCGCTTCGAGCGCGTGCCGCAAGTGCTCCACAATGTGCGCTATGCCGGCGGTCACCCGCTCGAGGCGGACAGCGTGAAGGCCGCGATCGCCGATGCCGAGGCGGAGCTGGCCGACAAGGGCCGCCTCGTCATCCGACCGAGCGGCACCGAACCGGTGATCCGCGTGATGGCGGAAGGCGACGACGAAGCGCAGGTCGAGACCGTCGTTACGCGTATCTGCGATGCGGTGCGCGAGGCGGCCGGCTGA
- a CDS encoding dicarboxylate/amino acid:cation symporter, which produces MAVTESEKDRDADGGLVSIRIPVWWTLAGLVGGLLVGSLLAGTQVEEAVLAITAPIGAMWLRALQMTIIPLVGALLVMGISQLVEAARAGAVARRMLGWMALALVLGSVASAVLMPLLLDIFPIPAAANALLAAGANGPAQEVPGVGEFIASLVAPNLIAAAAETAMLPLTIFFALFAVALSRLPRGQGDVLRRFFRALGNAMLVIIGWVLWVAPVGVFALALGVAVRAGGNGAFLTLLHYILTVSAMGALTLVAAYLLAWLAGGVGLARFARAVLPAQTVALSTQSSLASLPAMLESARTLRLREETSDFVLPLAVAIFRATSPGMNMAVAIYVAHLTGVALSPGLLAAGIAVALVISVGSVSLPGTISFVISIGPIALAMGVPIEPLALLVAVEMLPDIMRTIANVTMNVAVATATDREIER; this is translated from the coding sequence ATGGCCGTAACCGAAAGCGAGAAAGACCGCGATGCCGACGGCGGGCTGGTAAGCATCCGGATTCCGGTCTGGTGGACGCTTGCCGGGCTGGTCGGAGGTCTGCTGGTCGGCTCGCTGCTGGCGGGCACGCAGGTCGAGGAGGCCGTGCTCGCGATCACCGCCCCCATCGGCGCGATGTGGCTGCGCGCCTTGCAGATGACGATCATCCCGCTGGTCGGCGCGCTGCTGGTGATGGGGATCAGCCAGCTGGTGGAGGCGGCGCGGGCGGGTGCGGTGGCGCGGCGCATGCTGGGCTGGATGGCGCTGGCGCTGGTGCTGGGCAGCGTGGCGAGCGCGGTGCTGATGCCGCTGCTGCTCGACATTTTCCCGATACCCGCCGCGGCAAACGCCCTGCTGGCGGCCGGAGCGAATGGCCCGGCGCAAGAGGTTCCGGGGGTGGGAGAGTTCATCGCCTCGCTCGTCGCGCCCAACCTGATCGCGGCCGCCGCGGAAACCGCGATGCTGCCGCTGACGATCTTCTTCGCGCTGTTCGCGGTCGCCCTGTCGCGCTTGCCGCGCGGGCAGGGAGACGTCCTGCGGCGGTTCTTCCGCGCGCTCGGCAATGCCATGCTGGTCATCATCGGCTGGGTGCTGTGGGTCGCGCCGGTCGGCGTCTTCGCGCTCGCACTCGGCGTCGCGGTCAGGGCGGGCGGGAACGGCGCGTTCCTGACGCTGCTGCACTACATCCTGACGGTGTCCGCGATGGGGGCGCTGACGCTGGTCGCCGCATATCTGCTGGCCTGGCTGGCGGGCGGGGTCGGCCTCGCGCGTTTTGCCCGCGCGGTCCTGCCCGCGCAGACGGTGGCGCTCTCGACGCAAAGCTCGCTCGCCAGCCTGCCCGCCATGCTCGAAAGCGCGCGGACCCTGCGCCTGCGCGAAGAGACGAGCGACTTCGTCCTGCCGCTCGCCGTCGCGATCTTTCGCGCGACCAGCCCGGGCATGAACATGGCGGTGGCGATCTACGTCGCGCATCTGACGGGCGTGGCCCTCTCCCCCGGCCTGCTGGCGGCGGGCATCGCGGTCGCGCTGGTCATATCGGTGGGTTCGGTCAGTCTGCCCGGCACGATCAGCTTCGTCATTTCCATCGGGCCGATCGCGCTTGCCATGGGCGTGCCGATAGAGCCGCTCGCGCTGCTGGTGGCGGTGGAGATGCTGCCCGACATCATGCGCACGATCGCGAACGTGACGATGAACGTGGCGGTGGCCACGGCGACCGATCGGGAAATTGAGCGCTAG
- a CDS encoding superoxide dismutase, producing MAFEVTPLPYDDGALAPAVSAETLSYHHGKHHKAYIDKTNKAIEGTDHEDKKLAEVVAAARGSDQGLFNNSAQSWNHGFYWHSMVGEDVSPSDELKAMIDDAFGSLDDLKEKLQERGAGHFASGWVWLAEKGGKLSIEETHDGDTLADQDGINPLLVIDLWEHAYYLDHQNARPEYLKALTKDKLNWKFASDNLARGTTWEYPA from the coding sequence TTGGCATTCGAAGTCACCCCACTGCCGTATGACGACGGCGCGCTCGCCCCGGCCGTTTCCGCCGAGACGCTCAGCTACCATCACGGCAAGCATCACAAGGCCTATATCGACAAGACCAACAAGGCGATCGAGGGCACCGACCACGAGGACAAGAAGCTTGCAGAAGTCGTCGCCGCCGCGCGTGGCAGCGACCAGGGCCTGTTCAACAATTCGGCGCAGAGCTGGAACCACGGCTTCTACTGGCACTCGATGGTCGGCGAAGACGTGTCGCCCAGCGACGAGCTGAAGGCGATGATCGACGATGCCTTCGGTTCGCTCGACGATCTGAAGGAAAAGCTGCAGGAACGCGGCGCCGGCCACTTCGCCAGCGGTTGGGTCTGGCTGGCCGAGAAGGGCGGCAAGCTCTCGATCGAGGAAACGCATGACGGCGATACGCTGGCCGACCAGGACGGCATCAACCCGCTGCTCGTGATCGACCTTTGGGAGCACGCCTATTACCTCGACCACCAGAACGCGCGGCCGGAATATCTGAAGGCGCTGACGAAGGACAAGCTCAACTGGAAGTTCGCGAGCGACAATCTGGCGCGCGGAACGACCTGGGAATATCCCGCCTGA
- a CDS encoding AI-2E family transporter has protein sequence METMSPEGTPEGAERSPSTDPLGVQEDVSAPARQMTFADQELRLISLLVLILGAGLFLALPFVLSIGSVVFLPVTTAIIFTILLAPLADRLSGWGVPNTLASILAILFFIGVLAIAFAVILQPAISLFDTLPALIEQVGARFAELRSQFGWLARANTVLNEALGQEGSDRVVLASPSFVQELAIGAPSVVLEVLLTFLMTFFMVEARIRMRRNLLFGRSSFGTSLKAARVMREVQDRVAAYILTVAWINLGIGVIVTLGAWILGVSAPMMWGGLAALLNFIPYIGPLAMTTLLALFGIGTSETVFWGLMPAAAYLCLHAVEANIVTPSILGARFTMNPVMILIAFSYFTWIWGALGALLSVPLLLMLTAFFDHVGRPNLVGFIFGEPLFDASAMADEPDEEAVET, from the coding sequence ATGGAAACGATGTCGCCTGAGGGGACGCCGGAGGGGGCGGAGCGGTCGCCGTCCACCGATCCGCTCGGGGTGCAGGAGGACGTTTCCGCTCCTGCGCGGCAGATGACGTTCGCCGACCAGGAATTGCGGCTTATCAGTCTGCTCGTGCTTATTCTGGGCGCAGGCCTTTTCCTGGCCCTGCCTTTCGTCCTCTCGATCGGCTCGGTCGTCTTCCTGCCGGTGACGACCGCGATCATCTTCACGATCCTGCTCGCGCCGCTGGCGGATCGCCTGTCGGGTTGGGGCGTGCCCAACACGCTTGCCTCCATCCTCGCCATCCTGTTCTTCATCGGGGTGCTGGCGATCGCCTTCGCGGTGATCCTTCAACCCGCCATTTCGCTGTTCGATACACTGCCCGCCCTGATCGAGCAGGTCGGAGCGCGCTTCGCCGAGCTGCGCAGCCAGTTCGGCTGGCTCGCACGCGCCAACACGGTGTTGAACGAGGCGCTGGGTCAGGAGGGGAGCGACCGCGTCGTGCTCGCCAGCCCTTCCTTCGTGCAGGAACTGGCGATCGGCGCGCCGAGCGTCGTACTGGAGGTGCTGCTGACCTTCCTCATGACCTTCTTCATGGTCGAGGCGCGCATTCGCATGCGGCGCAACCTGCTGTTCGGGCGCAGCAGCTTCGGCACCAGCCTGAAGGCGGCGCGCGTGATGCGCGAGGTGCAGGATCGGGTGGCGGCCTATATCCTTACGGTGGCCTGGATCAATCTCGGGATCGGCGTGATCGTTACGCTAGGTGCGTGGATCCTGGGCGTCAGCGCCCCGATGATGTGGGGAGGCCTCGCCGCCCTGCTCAATTTCATCCCTTATATCGGCCCGCTGGCGATGACGACGCTGCTCGCCCTGTTCGGCATCGGCACGTCCGAAACGGTGTTCTGGGGGCTGATGCCGGCCGCCGCCTATCTGTGCCTGCATGCAGTGGAGGCGAACATCGTCACCCCGTCCATCCTCGGCGCGCGTTTCACCATGAACCCGGTGATGATCCTGATCGCGTTTTCCTATTTCACCTGGATCTGGGGTGCGCTCGGGGCGCTGCTGTCGGTCCCGCTATTGCTGATGCTGACCGCGTTCTTCGACCATGTCGGACGACCCAACCTGGTGGGGTTCATTTTCGGCGAGCCGCTGTTCGATGCTAGCGCCATGGCCGACGAACCGGACGAGGAAGCGGTCGAAACCTGA